One genomic segment of Kocuria rhizophila DC2201 includes these proteins:
- a CDS encoding alpha/beta fold hydrolase gives MSTQTWNGLNWRETGEGTPVLLIHGIGRSLADWDEQHERLAAQHRVISVDLPGFGGSEVPTEGMSLPNLASRVAEFVRAQGIASAHVAGNSLGGAVAMQLTAEHPELVRSLLLVDSAGFGRGVSPALRLATLPGVGERALTPSRKGALRSERAMYHDPALATPERVERGYELAQRPGGSAAMLQMLRSIGSLAGVKRSWRRRLLPRVRATGVPVFIVWGDKDTVLPFRHLARGAKALDASTHRFPDTGHGPMIERPDEFARLATEFWADVDRA, from the coding sequence GTGAGCACGCAGACCTGGAACGGGCTGAACTGGCGCGAGACCGGTGAGGGCACCCCCGTGCTGCTGATCCACGGGATCGGACGCAGCCTGGCCGACTGGGACGAGCAGCACGAACGTCTCGCCGCGCAGCACCGGGTGATCAGCGTGGACCTCCCCGGTTTCGGCGGCTCCGAGGTCCCCACCGAAGGCATGAGCCTGCCGAACCTCGCCTCCCGCGTGGCCGAGTTCGTGCGGGCCCAGGGCATCGCGTCGGCCCACGTGGCCGGCAACTCGCTGGGCGGGGCCGTGGCCATGCAGCTCACCGCCGAGCACCCGGAGCTCGTGCGCAGCCTGCTGCTCGTGGACTCCGCAGGCTTCGGGCGGGGTGTGAGCCCGGCCCTGCGGCTCGCGACGCTGCCCGGGGTGGGCGAGCGCGCCCTGACTCCGAGCCGCAAGGGCGCACTGCGTTCCGAGCGGGCCATGTACCACGACCCCGCCCTGGCCACGCCCGAGCGCGTGGAACGCGGCTACGAGCTCGCGCAGCGCCCCGGCGGCTCCGCGGCCATGCTGCAGATGCTGCGCTCGATCGGCTCGCTCGCGGGTGTGAAGCGGTCCTGGCGGCGTCGGCTGCTCCCCCGCGTGCGGGCCACCGGTGTCCCCGTGTTCATCGTGTGGGGTGACAAGGACACCGTGCTGCCCTTCCGCCACCTCGCCCGCGGGGCCAAGGCCCTCGACGCGAGCACGCACCGCTTCCCCGACACCGGCCACGGACCCATGATCGAGCGTCCCGACGAGTTCGCGCGCCTGGCCACCGAGTTCTGGGCGGACGTGGACCGCGCCTGA
- a CDS encoding LacI family DNA-binding transcriptional regulator, which yields MHRHRTPARRATSADVARLAGVSRTTVSFVLNDTPSQSISADTRRRVLDAAQELSYAPSAEARALGRGRSTSVLLYLPPAGSLTEDIGVIVERLSVLFSEAGLSMVIHAWTRRPAAQVWSSVTPAAVLAWDLADDDAERMRRSGVRGVVSWTGSDEMGRWITGPREHDIARMQVQRLVAAGHTHLGYAVTGGDHMHGVSQWRFEVLQRECAARGLSRPSALPLPADPRGAAEVLLRWREQHPGASGVCAHDTTAALAVLSGMRRLGWRAPADLAIVGVNDSPAAALADPPLTMVALDPEVTARHIVAVITALVRDEPAPSPPDTAGAFTVDRDSV from the coding sequence ATGCACCGGCACCGCACCCCCGCACGGCGGGCCACGAGCGCCGACGTCGCGCGGCTGGCCGGGGTCTCCCGGACCACCGTGAGCTTCGTGCTCAACGACACCCCCTCGCAGTCCATCTCCGCGGACACCCGGCGACGGGTGCTCGACGCCGCCCAGGAGCTCTCCTACGCGCCCTCCGCGGAGGCACGGGCGCTCGGCCGGGGCCGCTCCACGTCGGTGCTTTTGTACCTCCCCCCGGCGGGGTCCCTGACTGAGGACATCGGGGTGATCGTGGAGCGGCTCTCGGTGCTGTTCTCCGAGGCGGGACTGTCCATGGTGATCCACGCGTGGACCCGCCGCCCCGCCGCCCAGGTCTGGTCCTCCGTGACGCCGGCCGCCGTGCTCGCGTGGGACCTCGCGGACGACGACGCCGAGCGCATGCGCCGCAGCGGCGTGCGCGGCGTCGTCTCCTGGACCGGTTCGGACGAGATGGGGCGGTGGATCACGGGTCCCCGCGAGCATGACATCGCCCGGATGCAGGTGCAGCGGCTCGTGGCCGCGGGCCATACGCACCTGGGGTACGCGGTCACGGGAGGGGACCACATGCACGGGGTCTCGCAGTGGCGCTTCGAGGTGCTGCAGCGTGAGTGCGCCGCTCGCGGCCTGTCCCGCCCGAGCGCCCTTCCCCTTCCCGCGGATCCCCGCGGGGCGGCCGAGGTGCTGCTGCGGTGGCGCGAGCAGCACCCGGGGGCCTCCGGGGTGTGCGCCCACGACACCACCGCCGCGCTCGCGGTGCTCTCCGGGATGCGCCGACTCGGCTGGCGGGCGCCCGCCGATCTCGCGATCGTGGGGGTCAACGACTCCCCGGCGGCGGCGCTGGCCGACCCTCCGCTGACCATGGTGGCGCTGGACCCCGAGGTCACCGCCCGCCACATCGTGGCCGTGATCACCGCCCTGGTGCGGGACGAGCCCGCCCCCTCACCCCCGGACACGGCGGGGGCTTTCACGGTGGACCGGGACTCCGTCTGA
- a CDS encoding M48 metallopeptidase family protein: MPRPRARADEPPEDVPEIVVRRSARRTKTVNAHFSGDAVVLSVPQRATRAQIAHWSATLVPRVVAKRRAAEAASRARHTNTVLEEMAQRLSRTYLGGRARPTSITWSSRQHTRWGSATPATGAIRISQRLADAPAWVLETVVLHELVHLLEAHHNERFWEMARRHPRAHDAAQFLDGVAWAERNPAEGADRE; the protein is encoded by the coding sequence ATGCCCCGACCCCGAGCCAGAGCCGACGAGCCACCGGAGGATGTGCCGGAGATCGTCGTCAGGCGCAGCGCCCGCCGCACCAAGACCGTCAACGCCCACTTCAGCGGGGACGCCGTGGTGCTCTCGGTGCCGCAGCGGGCCACGCGTGCCCAGATCGCGCACTGGAGCGCGACCCTCGTGCCCAGGGTCGTCGCGAAGCGGCGCGCGGCGGAGGCGGCCTCGCGCGCGCGGCACACCAACACGGTGCTCGAGGAGATGGCGCAGCGGCTGTCCCGCACGTACCTCGGGGGTCGCGCCCGGCCCACGAGCATCACGTGGTCCTCGCGTCAGCACACCCGCTGGGGCTCGGCGACCCCCGCCACGGGTGCCATCCGGATCTCGCAACGGCTCGCGGACGCACCCGCGTGGGTCCTAGAGACCGTGGTGCTCCACGAGCTCGTGCACCTGCTCGAGGCGCACCACAACGAGCGGTTCTGGGAGATGGCGCGGCGCCACCCCAGGGCCCACGACGCCGCCCAGTTCCTCGACGGCGTCGCGTGGGCCGAGAGGAACCCCGCGGAGGGCGCGGACCGGGAATGA
- a CDS encoding ATP-dependent helicase, which produces MVSLEQSAEERILGGLDPEQRVVATTLNGPVCVRAGAGTGKTRAITHRIAWGIASGVYTPQKTLALTFTARAANEMRQRLRALGAPGVQARTFHSAALRQLQYFWPQAVGGPPPGLVNHKARLITEAGQAMRLTTDRATVRDVAAEIEWAKVSMHTPDTYPQAAGRRDMPAGYDVRTMQRLYQSYEDLKADRHLIDFEDVLLITVGILEEDERIAAAVHAQYRQFVVDEYQDVSPLQQRLLDAWLGSRDDLCVVGDASQTIYSFTGATSRHLLEFPSRYPGASVVELIRDYRSTPQVVNTANRLLAARRPSLTSTPDTWATPLRLVSQRPAGPEPAWNEYPDDEAEAAGVAVRIQDLIDDGVAPHEIAVLFRTNGQSQTFEAALADANIGFQLRGSERFFNRPEIRQAIVQIRSAARTAGADRADVPQQVRDMLGSLGYTERAPRSDSATRAKWESLRALVSLADTMARRAAADGETLSLAGFAQEIERRAATQEAPVVDGVTLASLHSAKGLEWDAVFLVGLSEGLMPISFADTPDAMDEERRLLYVGITRAREHLVFSWSLSRTPGGRPNRARSRFLDAVLPPAPRTPARRRGGR; this is translated from the coding sequence ATGGTGAGCTTGGAGCAGAGCGCCGAGGAGCGGATCCTCGGCGGCCTGGACCCGGAGCAGCGCGTGGTCGCGACCACACTGAACGGTCCGGTGTGCGTGCGCGCGGGAGCGGGCACCGGCAAGACACGCGCCATCACCCACCGCATCGCGTGGGGCATCGCTTCGGGGGTCTACACCCCGCAGAAGACCCTCGCCCTGACGTTCACCGCGCGCGCCGCCAACGAGATGCGCCAGCGGCTGCGGGCGCTCGGCGCACCCGGCGTGCAGGCCCGGACCTTCCACTCCGCGGCACTGCGCCAGCTGCAGTACTTCTGGCCGCAGGCCGTGGGCGGGCCCCCGCCGGGGCTCGTGAACCACAAGGCGAGGCTGATCACCGAGGCCGGCCAGGCCATGCGCCTGACCACGGACCGGGCCACGGTCCGGGACGTCGCGGCCGAGATCGAGTGGGCCAAGGTCTCCATGCACACCCCGGACACCTACCCGCAGGCGGCGGGCCGGCGGGACATGCCCGCGGGCTACGACGTCCGCACCATGCAGCGGCTGTACCAGTCCTACGAGGACCTCAAGGCGGACCGGCACCTGATCGACTTCGAGGACGTCCTGCTGATCACGGTGGGGATCCTGGAGGAGGACGAGCGGATCGCCGCGGCGGTGCACGCGCAGTACCGCCAGTTCGTGGTGGACGAGTACCAGGACGTCTCGCCCCTGCAGCAGCGGCTGCTGGACGCGTGGCTCGGCTCACGGGACGACCTCTGCGTGGTGGGGGACGCCTCCCAGACCATCTATTCCTTCACGGGTGCCACGTCCCGGCACCTGCTGGAGTTCCCGTCCCGGTATCCCGGGGCGTCCGTGGTGGAGCTGATCCGCGACTACCGCTCCACCCCTCAGGTGGTCAACACCGCCAACCGGCTGCTGGCCGCGCGCCGCCCGTCCCTCACGTCCACCCCGGACACGTGGGCCACCCCGCTGCGCCTGGTCTCCCAGCGCCCCGCGGGCCCCGAGCCCGCGTGGAACGAGTACCCGGACGACGAGGCCGAGGCCGCGGGCGTGGCCGTGCGGATCCAGGACCTGATCGACGACGGCGTGGCCCCGCACGAGATCGCCGTCCTGTTCCGCACCAACGGCCAGTCGCAGACCTTCGAGGCCGCGCTCGCGGACGCGAACATCGGCTTCCAGCTGCGCGGCTCCGAACGGTTCTTCAACCGGCCCGAGATCCGGCAGGCCATCGTGCAGATCCGCTCCGCCGCGCGCACGGCGGGCGCGGACCGCGCGGACGTCCCCCAGCAGGTGCGGGACATGCTCGGCTCGCTCGGCTACACGGAGCGGGCCCCGCGCTCCGACAGCGCCACGCGCGCCAAGTGGGAGTCACTGCGCGCGCTCGTCTCGCTCGCGGACACCATGGCCCGCCGCGCCGCGGCCGACGGCGAGACGCTCTCCCTCGCCGGGTTCGCGCAGGAGATCGAACGCCGCGCCGCCACGCAGGAGGCCCCGGTGGTGGACGGGGTCACGCTCGCGTCCCTGCACTCGGCCAAGGGCCTGGAGTGGGATGCCGTCTTCCTCGTGGGGCTCTCCGAGGGGCTCATGCCCATCAGCTTCGCGGACACCCCGGACGCCATGGACGAGGAGCGCCGCCTGCTCTACGTGGGGATCACCCGCGCGCGGGAGCACCTCGTGTTCTCGTGGTCGCTGTCCCGGACTCCGGGCGGGCGGCCCAACCGGGCGCGGTCACGCTTCCTGGACGCCGTGCTGCCTCCCGCACCGCGCACCCCGGCACGACGCCGCGGCGGCCGTTGA
- a CDS encoding flavin-containing monooxygenase has protein sequence MDTQDVDVIIIGAGISGIGAARELAGTGRTVRILEAREDIGGTWDLFRYPGIRSDSDMATFGYRSRPWTGERSLATGDTILDYVRSAAEEAGVTKDIRFGRRAQQARWSSETHTWTVTHRDVHTGETEQLTGRWLFMATGYYRYDEGFTPDWPTLKDFEGAVVHPQHWPEDLDVAGRRVVVIGSGATAVTLVPALTDRGAHVSMLQRSPSYVASVPGRDETGIKLRKWLPPRVAGEANRWRNIVRSMAIYEFSRRRPQAMRDLLHRGAVKHLGPTFPVDEHFTPEYDPWDQRLCAAPDGDFFTAVRGEHAEVVTDTIERFTADGIQLRSGRHLPADVIVTATGLNVQFLGSMDLVVDGETVDPAAHVSYRGMMLDGVPNMAFAIGYTNSSWTLRVDLVTEYFRRLLDRMDRESAVAVTPRYSGPRTGLRPLIDLASGYIQRGAHLLPRQGRDGAWNVRQNYLRDRVLFRPGAEKDEQLEFTVPARTTSGVAA, from the coding sequence ATGGACACTCAGGACGTCGACGTGATCATCATCGGTGCCGGGATCTCCGGCATCGGTGCCGCCCGGGAACTCGCGGGCACGGGCCGCACCGTCCGCATCCTCGAGGCGCGCGAGGACATCGGCGGCACGTGGGACCTCTTCCGGTACCCGGGCATCCGCTCGGACTCGGACATGGCCACGTTCGGCTACCGCAGCCGTCCGTGGACCGGAGAGCGCAGCCTGGCCACCGGGGACACCATCCTCGACTACGTCCGCTCGGCGGCCGAGGAGGCCGGCGTCACGAAGGACATCCGGTTCGGGCGGCGCGCGCAGCAGGCACGGTGGTCCTCCGAGACCCACACGTGGACCGTCACCCACCGTGACGTCCACACGGGTGAGACCGAGCAGCTCACCGGCCGGTGGCTGTTCATGGCCACGGGCTACTACCGCTACGACGAGGGCTTCACCCCCGACTGGCCCACGCTGAAGGATTTCGAGGGCGCCGTGGTCCACCCGCAGCACTGGCCCGAGGACCTGGACGTGGCGGGCCGCCGCGTGGTCGTGATCGGCAGCGGCGCAACCGCCGTGACCCTCGTGCCCGCGCTCACGGACCGCGGCGCCCACGTGAGCATGCTGCAGCGCTCACCGTCCTACGTGGCCTCCGTGCCGGGCAGGGACGAGACCGGCATCAAGCTGCGCAAGTGGCTGCCGCCGCGCGTGGCCGGGGAGGCCAACCGCTGGCGCAACATCGTGCGCTCCATGGCCATCTACGAATTCAGCCGCCGCCGCCCGCAGGCCATGCGTGACCTGCTGCACCGCGGGGCCGTGAAGCACCTGGGCCCCACCTTCCCGGTGGACGAGCACTTCACCCCCGAGTACGACCCCTGGGACCAGCGGCTGTGCGCCGCGCCGGACGGGGACTTCTTCACGGCCGTGCGCGGGGAGCACGCGGAGGTGGTCACGGACACCATCGAGCGCTTCACCGCGGACGGGATCCAGCTGCGCTCGGGCCGTCACCTGCCGGCGGACGTGATCGTGACCGCCACCGGGCTCAACGTGCAGTTCCTGGGGAGCATGGACCTCGTGGTGGACGGTGAGACCGTGGATCCGGCCGCGCACGTGAGCTACCGCGGCATGATGCTCGACGGTGTGCCCAACATGGCCTTCGCCATCGGCTACACCAACTCCTCGTGGACGCTGCGCGTGGACCTGGTCACCGAGTACTTCCGGCGGCTGCTGGACCGCATGGACCGCGAGAGTGCGGTGGCCGTCACGCCCCGGTACTCCGGCCCCCGCACCGGGCTGCGCCCGCTGATCGACCTGGCCTCGGGCTACATCCAGCGCGGCGCGCACCTGCTGCCCCGCCAGGGCCGCGACGGCGCGTGGAACGTGCGGCAGAACTACCTGCGGGACCGGGTGCTGTTCCGCCCGGGCGCCGAAAAGGACGAGCAGCTCGAGTTCACGGTGCCCGCCCGCACCACCTCGGGGGTGGCCGCGTGA
- a CDS encoding YlbL family protein, translated as MESEQSTEQGPGVTAAERTGIWRRLTRRRPLPSVALLATSVLLVAAVVIPAPYVVESAGPTFNTVGTHDDKQLVKIGGAPTYPSDGQLDLTTVYVTGGPSGRLNAVNALLGWLDPADAVIPEDTLYPPQTTRQEVDDSNAAAMATSQDDSVAAALSYLHRPYTTTLTVHGVVGGGASDGVLEAGDELVAVEGTKVTSLQQLRSRLDAVGSHGADVTVRRGGETLTRHVDLTQQEGSSSWQLGVYLVPRYDFPVSVDFQLEQVGGPSAGMMLALGIIEELTPGSMAGDQHIAGTGTITADGTVGPIGGIRQKLQGAADSGATYFLAPSENCSEVTGHVPDGLTVVEVGTLTEAVGAVEHAAAGSVSDLPSCGTR; from the coding sequence GTGGAGAGCGAGCAGAGCACCGAGCAGGGCCCCGGGGTCACCGCGGCCGAGCGCACCGGTATCTGGCGGAGGCTGACCCGCCGGCGGCCGCTGCCGTCCGTGGCGCTGCTGGCCACGTCCGTGCTGCTGGTGGCCGCGGTGGTGATCCCCGCGCCGTACGTGGTGGAATCCGCGGGACCCACCTTCAACACCGTGGGAACCCACGACGACAAGCAGCTCGTGAAGATCGGCGGCGCGCCCACGTACCCGAGCGACGGGCAGCTGGACCTCACCACCGTGTACGTCACGGGCGGACCCTCCGGACGGCTCAACGCGGTCAACGCCCTGCTCGGGTGGCTCGACCCCGCGGACGCCGTGATCCCCGAGGACACCCTCTACCCCCCGCAGACCACGCGGCAGGAGGTGGACGACTCCAACGCCGCCGCAATGGCCACCTCGCAGGACGACTCCGTGGCCGCGGCCCTGAGCTACCTCCACCGGCCCTACACCACCACGCTCACGGTGCACGGCGTGGTCGGGGGCGGCGCCTCCGACGGCGTGCTCGAGGCCGGGGACGAGCTCGTGGCTGTGGAGGGCACGAAGGTCACGTCCCTCCAGCAGCTGCGCTCCCGGCTCGACGCCGTCGGCTCCCACGGTGCGGACGTGACCGTCCGTCGCGGCGGGGAGACCCTCACCCGGCACGTGGACCTCACGCAGCAGGAGGGCTCGTCCTCGTGGCAGCTCGGCGTGTACCTCGTGCCGCGCTACGACTTCCCCGTGTCCGTGGACTTCCAGCTGGAGCAGGTGGGCGGACCGAGCGCGGGGATGATGCTCGCGCTCGGGATCATCGAGGAGCTCACCCCCGGCTCCATGGCGGGGGACCAGCACATCGCGGGCACCGGGACCATCACCGCGGACGGCACGGTGGGCCCGATCGGCGGGATCCGGCAGAAGCTGCAGGGAGCCGCGGACTCCGGCGCCACGTACTTCCTGGCACCGAGCGAGAACTGCTCCGAGGTCACGGGCCACGTCCCGGACGGGCTCACCGTGGTGGAGGTGGGGACCCTCACGGAGGCCGTGGGGGCCGTGGAGCACGCGGCGGCGGGCAGCGTCTCGGACCTGCCCAGCTGCGGCACACGGTGA
- a CDS encoding zinc-dependent metalloprotease yields MPSNPPNDEHGENPKDPFQEMFERLLGSGAMKPGDMPAGMPMDPQSMSMVFQQIQSMMSSSSSDEPVNWDLANQHARQVAAQKGDPSVTEKQKGAVSDAMKLADLWLKDNTAFDEAPVMPAAWARAEWIEATWETWKEMSAPVAASVSQAMSEALTQQLPPELSQAMGGADLSGMLSGAGSMMFGMQLGQAVGGLSCEVLSSSDVGIPLAAERTALVPSNIAEFSEGLDLPASDVLLYLAIREAAHARLFHGVPWLRQHVLDLITAFASEIHIDMERIESIARDLDPTDPSGVQDALASGVFSPEMTPQQEVTLSRLETVLALVEGWVNRVTVASTVNIPSAPALTEMMARRRAEGGPAERTFGSLVGLELRPRRLREAATFWDYVAEQRGITERDSLWESPELLPTNEDLDDPQGFEERRGLLTASDEEMDAALEKLLAGGYEDGAQGPGQADSTGQPSVDGTQGESGDTSPGREPDEGAAGDDDQDDPDTTPDKD; encoded by the coding sequence ATGCCTTCGAACCCTCCGAACGACGAGCACGGCGAGAACCCCAAGGACCCGTTCCAGGAGATGTTCGAACGTCTGCTGGGGTCCGGGGCCATGAAGCCCGGCGACATGCCCGCGGGGATGCCCATGGACCCGCAGTCCATGTCCATGGTGTTCCAGCAGATCCAGTCCATGATGAGCTCCTCGTCCTCCGACGAGCCCGTGAACTGGGACCTCGCCAACCAGCACGCACGGCAGGTGGCCGCCCAGAAGGGCGATCCGTCCGTGACTGAGAAGCAGAAGGGCGCTGTGAGCGACGCCATGAAGCTCGCGGACCTGTGGCTCAAGGACAACACCGCGTTCGACGAGGCCCCCGTGATGCCCGCCGCGTGGGCCCGCGCCGAGTGGATCGAGGCCACGTGGGAGACCTGGAAGGAGATGTCCGCCCCCGTGGCGGCCTCCGTGTCCCAGGCCATGTCCGAGGCCCTGACCCAGCAGCTGCCGCCCGAACTGTCCCAGGCCATGGGCGGCGCGGACCTCTCCGGGATGCTCTCCGGGGCGGGGTCCATGATGTTCGGCATGCAGCTGGGCCAGGCCGTGGGCGGGCTGTCCTGCGAGGTGCTGTCCTCCTCGGACGTCGGTATCCCGCTCGCCGCCGAGCGCACCGCGCTGGTGCCCTCCAACATCGCGGAGTTCAGCGAGGGGCTGGACCTGCCCGCCTCCGACGTGCTGCTCTACCTGGCCATCCGCGAGGCCGCCCACGCGCGGCTGTTCCACGGGGTGCCGTGGCTGCGCCAGCACGTGCTGGACCTCATCACGGCGTTCGCCTCCGAGATCCACATCGACATGGAGCGCATCGAGTCGATCGCCCGGGACCTCGACCCCACGGACCCCTCGGGTGTCCAGGACGCTCTGGCCTCGGGCGTGTTCAGCCCCGAGATGACCCCCCAGCAGGAGGTCACGCTCTCGAGGCTCGAGACCGTCCTGGCCCTCGTGGAGGGCTGGGTCAACCGCGTCACCGTGGCCTCCACCGTGAACATCCCGTCCGCACCGGCACTCACCGAGATGATGGCCCGACGCCGCGCCGAGGGCGGGCCCGCGGAGCGCACCTTCGGCTCCCTCGTGGGTCTGGAGCTGCGCCCCCGCCGCCTGCGCGAGGCCGCCACCTTCTGGGACTACGTAGCCGAGCAGCGCGGGATCACCGAGCGGGACAGCCTGTGGGAGTCCCCCGAGCTGCTGCCCACCAACGAGGACCTCGACGACCCCCAGGGCTTCGAGGAGCGCCGCGGCCTGCTCACGGCCAGCGACGAGGAGATGGACGCCGCTCTGGAGAAGTTGCTGGCCGGCGGGTACGAGGACGGCGCCCAGGGCCCCGGTCAGGCGGACTCCACGGGCCAGCCCTCCGTGGACGGCACGCAGGGTGAGTCCGGGGACACCTCACCGGGACGCGAGCCGGACGAGGGCGCGGCTGGCGACGACGACCAGGACGACCCCGACACCACGCCCGACAAGGACTGA